Proteins from a single region of Acidovorax sp. NCPPB 3576:
- the prfB gene encoding peptide chain release factor 2 (programmed frameshift), producing the protein MDAERINLIGNTLSDLTVRTQELRRYLDFDAKFERLRTVNASLEDPTVWNDPKKAQELGKEKKSLDGVVLTLERLTRELADNTELFDMSKEEGDDDGLMTIEAETAKLKPEIEMLEFRRMFSNEADPLNCFVDIQAGAGGTEACDWAGMLLRQYLKYAERKGFKTTVEDETPGDVAGIKSATIKIEGEYAYGLLRTETGVHRLVRKSPFDSSGGRHTSFASLFVYPEIDDSIQIDINPADVRTDTFRASGAGGQHINKTDSAVRLTHIPTGIVVQCQDGRSQHSNRDVAWQRLRSRLYDFEMRKRQEEQQKLEDTKTDVGWGHQIRSYVLDNSRIKDLRTNVEISATQKVLDGDLDAFIEASLKQGV; encoded by the exons ATGGACGCAGAACGCATCAACCTCATCGGCAACACCCTCTCCGACCTGACCGTGCGAACGCAAGAGTTACGGAGGTATCTT GACTTCGATGCCAAATTCGAACGCCTGCGCACGGTAAACGCCTCGCTGGAAGACCCCACGGTCTGGAACGACCCCAAGAAGGCCCAGGAGCTGGGCAAGGAAAAGAAGAGCCTGGACGGCGTGGTTCTCACGCTGGAGCGGCTCACGCGCGAGCTGGCCGACAACACCGAGCTCTTCGACATGAGCAAGGAGGAAGGCGACGATGACGGCCTGATGACCATCGAGGCCGAGACCGCCAAGCTCAAGCCCGAGATCGAGATGCTCGAGTTCCGCCGCATGTTCAGCAACGAGGCCGATCCGCTCAATTGCTTCGTGGACATCCAGGCCGGCGCCGGCGGCACCGAGGCCTGCGACTGGGCGGGCATGCTGCTGCGCCAGTACCTCAAGTACGCCGAGCGCAAGGGCTTCAAGACCACGGTGGAAGACGAAACCCCGGGCGACGTGGCCGGCATCAAGAGCGCCACGATCAAGATCGAGGGCGAATACGCCTACGGCCTGCTGCGCACCGAGACCGGCGTGCACCGGCTGGTGCGCAAGAGCCCGTTCGACTCCTCGGGCGGGCGCCACACCAGCTTCGCCAGCCTGTTCGTCTATCCGGAGATCGACGACTCGATCCAGATAGACATCAATCCGGCCGACGTGCGCACCGACACCTTCCGCGCCAGCGGCGCGGGCGGGCAGCACATCAACAAGACCGATTCGGCCGTGCGTCTGACGCACATTCCGACCGGCATCGTCGTTCAATGCCAGGATGGCCGCAGCCAGCACAGCAACCGCGACGTGGCATGGCAGCGCCTGCGCTCGCGCCTGTACGACTTCGAGATGCGCAAGCGCCAGGAAGAGCAGCAAAAGCTGGAAGACACCAAGACCGATGTCGGCTGGGGCCACCAGATCCGCAGCTACGTGCTGGACAACAGCCGCATCAAGGACCTGCGCACCAACGTCGAAATATCCGCCACCCAGAAGGTGCTGGACGGCGATCTCGACGCCTTCATCGAAGCCTCCCTCAAGCAGGGCGTGTAA